A single window of Magnetococcales bacterium DNA harbors:
- a CDS encoding DNA lyase — MRLWTLHPQHLDAQGLVALWREALLAQKVLQGLTRGYTSHPQLQRFREQDDPVGAVSAYLRDVQREATRRGYRFNASRIVPSKWEGLIRETTGQLLYEWDHLLRKTALRNFAHHAMLLTSAGPTPHPLFTLVDGGLRTWERTGSQLAAST; from the coding sequence ATGAGACTGTGGACGCTCCATCCGCAACATCTTGACGCCCAGGGGTTGGTCGCCCTGTGGCGGGAGGCGTTGCTGGCCCAGAAGGTGCTTCAGGGGCTGACCCGGGGATACACCAGCCATCCCCAGCTTCAACGCTTCCGGGAACAGGATGATCCCGTCGGCGCAGTATCCGCCTACTTGCGGGATGTGCAGCGGGAGGCGACCCGGCGGGGCTACCGCTTCAACGCCTCTCGCATCGTTCCATCCAAATGGGAAGGCCTGATCCGGGAAACCACCGGCCAACTTCTGTACGAGTGGGATCACCTCTTGAGAAAGACGGCCCTGCGCAACTTTGCCCACCACGCCATGCTCCTGACCAGCGCCGGGCCGACGCCCCATCCCCTGTTCACCTTGGTGGATGGTGGACTGCGGACATGGGAGCGCACCGGGTCGCAACTGGCGGCCTCGACATGA